The following coding sequences are from one Melopsittacus undulatus isolate bMelUnd1 chromosome 14, bMelUnd1.mat.Z, whole genome shotgun sequence window:
- the MFSD2A gene encoding sodium-dependent lysophosphatidylcholine symporter 1, translating into MAGGGGAERARAGGLLPPARCQARCRESRERLSVCSKLCYAVGGAPYQITGCALGFFLQIYLLDVAQLDPFSASIILFVGRAWDAVTDPMVGFFISKTSWTRFGRLMPWIIFSTPFAVISYFLIWFVPDISRGQVMWYLVFYCIFQTLVTCFHVPYSALTMFISREQSERDSATAYRMTVEVLGTVLGTAIQGQIVGKAVTPCIESPLFIGKANSSVAMEELNMTHDTGSLTDTRNAYMIAAGVIGGLYILCAVVLSVGVREKRESSELQSDEPVSFFQGLKLVMNHGAYIKLIAGFLFTSLAFMLLEGNFALFCTYTLGFRNEFQNVLLAIMLSATLTIPLWQWFLTRFGKKTAVYVGISSAIPFLIVVVLLDSNLIITYIVAVAAGISVAAAFLLPWSMLPDVIDDFKLQHPDSHGHEAIFFSFYVFFTKFTSGVSLGISTLSLDFAGYQTRGCSQPSDVNFTLKMLVSAVPVGLILLGLLLFKLYPIDEEKRRKNKKALQELREESNSSSESDNTELASIV; encoded by the exons ATGGCCGGGGgcggcggagcggagcgggcCCGGGCCGGGGGGCTCCTTCCGCCCGCCCGCTGCCAGGCTCGGTGCAGG GAGAGCCGGGAGCGGCTGTCGGTGTGCAGCAAACTGTGCTACGCCGTCGGGGGGGCTCCCTACCAGATCACGGGCTGCGCGCTCGGCTTCTTCCTTCAGATCTACCTCCTGGACGTGGCTCAG CTGGACCCTTTCTCCGCTTCCATCATCCTGTTTGTGGGGCGAGCCTGGGATGCTGTCACAGACCCCATGGTGGGTTTCTTCATCAGCAAGACATCATGGACCCGCTTTGGCCGCCTGATGCCCTG GATCATCTTCTCCACCCCATTCGCTGTCATCTCCTACTTCCTCATCTGGTTTGTGCCGGACATCTCCAGAGGCCAAGTGATGTGGTACCTTGTCTTCTACTGCATCTTCCAGACCCTTGTGACG TGTTTCCATGTGCCTTACTCAGCACTGACCATGTTCatcagcagggagcagagcgAGCGGGACTCAGCCACTGCCTACC GAATGACAGTGGAAGTGCTGGGCACCGTGCTGGGCACTGCCATCCAGGGCCAGATCGTGGGCAAGGCAGTTACCCCCTGCATCGAGAGCCCCCTCTTCATTGGCAAAGCCAACTCCTCGGTGGCCATGGAGGAGCTGAACATGACCCACGACACCGGCTCGCTCACAGACACA AGGAATGCCTACATGATCGCTGCAGGGGTCATCGGGGGGCTCTACATCCTCTGTGCCGTGGTGCTGTCGGTGGGGGTCCGGGAGAAGAGAG AGTCCTCTGAGCTGCAGTCGGACGAGCCTGTCTCCTTCTTCCAGGGGCTGAAGCTGGTGATGAACCATGGAGCCTACATCAAGCTCATTGCCGGCTTCCTCTTCACCTCCCTGGCCTTCATG CTGCTGGAGGGGAACTTTGCCCTCTTCTGCACCTACACCCTGGGCTTCCGCAACGAGTTCCAGAACGTCCTCTTGGCCATCATG CTCTCGGCCACCTTGACCATTCCCCTCTGGCAGTGGTTCCTCACCCGCTTTGGGAAGAAGACAGCTGTCTACGTGGGCATCTCG TCTGCCATCCCCTTCCTCATCGTGGTGGTTCTCCTGGACAGTAACCTCATCATCACTTACATCGTGGCTGTCGCAGCTGGGATCAGCGTCGCAGCcgccttcctcctgccctg GTCCATGCTCCCGGATGTCATAGATGACTTCAAGCTGCAGCATCCTGACTCCCATGGCCATGAagccattttcttctccttttatgTCTTCTTCACCAAGTTTACCTCTGGCGTCTCCCTGGGCATCTCCACGCTCAGCTTAGA CTTTGCAGGGTACCAGACCcggggctgctcccagcccagtgATGTGAACTTCACCTTGAAGATGCTGGTGTCGGCTGTGCCCgtgggcctgatcctgctggGCCTGCTCCTGTTCAAGCTGTACCCCATCGACGAGGAGAAGCGGAGGAAGAACAAGAAagccctgcaggagctgag GgaggagagcaacagcagctccGAGTCGGACAACACAGAGCTGGCCAGCATCGTGTGA